gagaaacctgtctggaaaaaccaaattaaattaaaaaaagtaaataaaaataaaactttttgaaAAGGGTCAGCAAAAATGCCTATCTACCAGAACAGGAATGTTTAAAATCTACCACATCAAGTAGAGAATTCTGTTTTGTATTCACCTCAAAaaccagagaaaacaaaatcaaataaaaaaaacaaaacaaaacaccacacagggccaggcttggtggcacacacctttaaccccagcactcagagacaaaggaagagacagaaatatCTCTTgatgacaccagcctggtctatatagcaaattctaggacagccaaagcttgCTACATAAAGTAACCCACAACcctctgtctttaaaaaggaaaaaaaaaaaaaaaaacttgctttactttgtgtgtgtgtgtgtgtgtgtgtgtgtgtgtgtgtgtagtgtgtgctgtgtgcctcCATATGGATGCTGGGCTGCTGCTtagaaccaaacccaagtcctctccaAGTGCAgcaagttctttttgtttgttggtttgagaCAGGCATTCTCCGGTcagtggtggcatacaacttttttattttttttttttaagattttatttatctattatgtatacaacattctgcttccatgtgtatctgcacaccagaagagggcaacagatctcataacggatggttgtgagccaccatgtagttgctgggaattgaactcaggacctctggaagagcagtcagtgctcttaacctctgagccatctctccagcccagtggcatacatctttaatcccagcacttggaaggcagaggcaggaggatctgagttcaaggccagcctgaagttagttccaggacagctagggagtgccacacagaaatcctgtctcagaagactaagggtggggctggagagacggctcagaggtttaagagcactcgctgttgttcttcaagaggtcctgagttcaattcccagcaaccacatggtggctcacaaccattagttacgagatcaggtgccctcttctggcatgcagatagacatgcagacagaatactgtatacataataaataaatctttaaaaaaatactaagaaGGGTTTAAGAAAAGCTatagacacaaaacaaaatgtccaGAATTGGCAAATCCATCAACAAAAAGAACACTTAGGAGTCAGGTACGGTAGTGacccacacctgtaattctagcacttgagaaaCTGAAACAGAGTAGTTAAAAGGACAGGGTCAGATATGGCCTCaagtaaaaggaaaagagagagaagttcTCCTGTGGCTGGCAGGTGCTTCTGAGTGTAAGAGCTCAGAAAGGAAATATCAAAAAGTGAGTATTaaaccagggaggcagaggccagaggatgtctgagttctaggccagactggtctaaaaagaaaagtcaggactacccagagaaaccttgtcttgaaaaacaaacaaaaagcaaatcaaaacagtgAGTATTAACAGGTATTATGTTTCCTTCTGAGGTAGCAAAAACCTCCTCAGATAGTAACAGATagataccttaaaaaaaaaaaaaaaaaaaaaaaagcactgaatCACACACTTCCAATCACATAAAGGATCATAAGTTTGGATTTAACTCAGGCTACctagtgaggtcctgtctcacaACAAGAAAAgtctggggagaagaaaaggtgGGACAGAAAGTGTCTAATAAATATAGTAACAAACATATTCAACTACATTTCTTTCATGTCAAAAGCTTTATCCATCCTCTTGGCTGAAAACCACTAACTATCTCACCACTAATAAAGAGGGCCTTCTTTCAAGGGCCAATCAGAGCAGAGCTTCTCTAACTTACATCACTGAACTCCAGTGGTAAACTCTCAGTGGGCTGAAGCTCGGCAGCACTCAAGTACAGATCCATGGGGCCGGCTTCCAGATCGTCTGGCACAGACAGTACCTGCTCGGGCTTATACATCTGAGGAGGCAACTGGAAATGCAGTGGACAGCAGGGGTCCTCAGAAAGGCTTACAGGAACAGGTTTGTTGCAGGGTACCTCTTCAGACCCCTGGCAGCATTTGAAGAGAACCTGATTTGTGTCCTGGCAAATATCTGCAGAAACAGTTAAGGAAGTAGACCCAATCCATTGGAGGTGCACAGTCCAGGAGTCTGCCacgccaaacacacacacacacacacacacacacacacacacacacacacacacacacacacacacacacacacacacacactcagagaactATGTTTTTATAGAAAACCAAATGCAATGAGTAATCTTTAGTTCTCAAAGTAAGTGTCATTTTGTAGCATATAATTTTAGCCCTACCAATAATTGATAATTCAACCTCCATCTCTTTTCCAGGATTCTGGTCAGTTAAACTAAAGACACTTAAGCCCTACTGTGCCAGTGCTAAGGAACATACTCGGACAGAGAAAACCCATATGGTAACAGAGAAAAAATCTTGATGCAGAAGCACCTACCAACCTCTTCCAAGACACAGTGTTGTTTCTGCTCTTAAACAAACTAAGTCTGTAGAAACACTGTTCCTAATAACATAATACATTCGCTTGGAACCCAAGACCCCACTACTTAGTCACACATAATCTATTTCCTGATCTTCCCACCATTACCTCtgaagtgctgaggttacaggcgtGAATCACTGTGCCTGGTTCATTTCAAAAACTTttacagtaaatatttaaaaggttGCTTGTTGACACAGGGTCACTTTACATAGCCCTGGCACTCATTAGACCagtatggcctcaaactctgccagcatctgccttctgagtgctgggattaaaggcatgcaccaccatgcccagctaaaaggttctgttttgttgtttattttcaatTAGCTTACAAAGCAGCGGGTTTCCTTAAGTATTTCATAGTTTGTTTCAGTTAATTTCCGTCCCCATCCTCCTCACACTAGCATTCTCCCTCTACTTTAATATCTCATGTGTTCTATAGGCTCTAATCCCTCCCTTAGAGCCCCTTCAACCTCCACCCCATACATCAGAGGCTCTTTGCAGTTTCCTGGCCTTTACCTAGTCCAATTATGTTTTAAACAGTCATCTTTAGAGCTTAATACTTTGCATAAGCATTTATATTCTAAAAGCAGTAACTCTAAATAAggtgtggtagtgtacacctgtagtcccagtactgAGGCTAAAAAGATAAGCCATTTAGACATTAGTGTAAAATTGAACTTCAAATATTTCaatgagggaagaaaaaaaacaaaaataaaaacaacccttTCCTGTCAAAGGCAGGACCAAGAGAAGGTTCTGTttttccctccccacttccttcaTACATTGTAGCCCATCAGCAATGCAGTTCTATACCAGAAAGCATATGGTGTTAATGGTTTAAATTTACAAattagaaagggaggagggggagataGTCCAATTTTTGAACGTTTCTAATTTGAGTAAGTTAAAAACATacaagttgggctggagagatggcttggaggttaagagcactggatgctcttccagaggtcttgagttcaaatcccagcaaccacatgatggctcacaaccatccgtaatgaaatctggtgccctcttttggcctgcagggatacatgaagacagaatactgtgtatataataaataaatactttaaaaataaaaaaaaatcatacaagtTAGGGCACTAACCATACAAAAGGACACTACTGCATAGCTCAAAGTACAGAATAATGTTCTGGACAGAAAACCCACAGTTAACATATAACTTAATGGAACAAAAGCTAAATCAATAATGTAGAAGTATTAGACAAAAACCTTGGAAATGTTATTATACTAGCAGCCTCGCTCATATGTTATCAATGGTTCAGCTGTGTTTTCGGCTCCTGGCTTCCCCTTCACCCACCCCAGACAAGATTTTGCTGTGGCCCAGGGAGGCCGAAAATTCCCAATCCTCTGGCCTAGCTGGCTTCTGTAGCTATCCAAGTGCTACAGAACTGGGTATCACATTCAGCCAgatttttccccgagacagggtttctctgtgtaaccttggttgtcttggaactcagagatccgtctgcctctgcccaagtgctgggattacaggtgtgggccaccatcaCACCGCTCAGATGTTTCTTTCTAATGAATTGACCATAACATTTTTCAATTTCTAAAATGGCCAACAGACCATAGAAAGACATTTATTTAGGCACCTGCTTGAAACCAACAGCTTCAACACACTGCTGGCCTTGATTCAGGGCCAAAGTAAACAGAACTTCAATTAAACTGACCGAGATCACTACTAGCCTGTCTTATAACTACAAAATCAGAAcctaaacaaatagttttaaaagatacGGGTAAGGCAGTGTCTGGTCATTGGAAGAGACTGATTCGAGCAACGAACATCATCCACAAAAGCTAAGCACCTCTGACTGGAACGAGTTGTATGAGCCTAAAAttgagaaaacaaatacaaataaacctACACAGGAAGTATATGATATTATTCAGTTATAAAAGCACAGTCAATCCGTACACGGTAGAAAATGCAACATTTAACAAATCCATTCACCAATATTGTAACAATGAAACTTCATGCATAAAGAATACACCTCTGTAAAAGTATGATAAAGTAGTCTGTTCCCATAACATATAGTCAACCTaggtctgaaaatattaaatacaaaattatagccaggcggtggtggcacacacctttaatcccagcacatctGTCAATTTTTCAGTCACACAAGCAAATAAAGTTATGCGAGGCTTCAACAAATACAACAAAGATCGATCATGTTAATTCTGTCAACCTTATTTTCTTGACATTTAACTGGTActattctttccatttattttttttaacctttttgtttatttgttttgatttttcaagacagagattctctgtgtaacagcactggccatcctggaactcactctgtagaccaggttagcctccttgaatcagagatccacctgcctctgcctccagagtactgggattaaagacatgtgacaccactttgcagagcccccgttgagggccctaccctgcctggggagtgttggGTGGATAgagtggggggtgggctggggtggggaggagggatgggggtaaggggagggagagggagaagggacttacatgtgaaacaagcttgttccctaactagaactaataaataaatttaaaaaaaaaagacatgtgccAGCACTGCCTCACTTAGACATAGTGTTTCCATGATGACTCTATCAATAAATGAATGTGCACACCTAGAGATACATATGCAAATTACCTGTTGAGCAGCCCCATCTGTGGCCAGCATTCTGCGTTCCTTCAGCTGCCTGTGCAGTAAGGCTTCTACTCCATAGCGTTGACGGTATCGCCTAAGACATTTTAGTCGCTTTaaattctctctttctttggctAAAAGTCCCTCTGGGCCAGTCAAGAGACTACTACCTAGAGAGTcacaaaaattcaaatttttgaAACAGGACATCAATCtatctggtcttgaactcacagcaaactccctatGCTCAGCTTCTCAAGTACTGGGTGGGATACTTACTACATATTCACCACTAAAAAAAGTCAAGGTGTAACTAGTAACCAAGGATGCTTCTCCAAATTTAAGTAAACAGGGACACACTGACTATATGATAGTCAGATTCAACTACATCTAACTTACCTAAAGCTTCATGTTCCACTTTTCGATTGTGCAAGTAACGGCGCTTCTTCTCTTTGAGTAGGTGCTGTAGTCGTTTAAACTGATCAATGTACAAAGACTGCAAACGAATTAGCTTTTCTCTCATAATAAGAGCCACTTCTTCAGCTGTGTAGACACCAGCATGTCTGGAATAAAGCAAATTCAGCAAAGCATTAAAGGAACAGCAATAATGACAAACatgatgatgcatgcctataatcccagcccttagaagGTGGAGACACAAAGACCAGGAATTCAAAACTTGCCtgaccataataaataaataaaatattaaaaaaaaaaaaaaaaagggctggagagatggctcagtagttagagcactgactgctcttccagaggtcctgagttcaattcccagcaaccacatggtggctcacaaccatctgtaatcagatctggtgccctcttctggtgtacaagcatacatgcagataactgtatacataataaaaaaataaaatctttaaaaaaaaaaaatttgcctGACTATGTagcaaattcaaggtcaacctagaTATAAAactattccaaaaaaaaaaaacaaaaagcaacaacacaTTAAAATTCTGAAAAGACTCAATTTGTATTTAACAAGGTCAATGCTAACTGATATATCTTGTTAAATAGGAATATTTTCAAACAGCATTTTACAGCAGTATAGTACAGCTCAATGGTAAAGTACTTAGCATGTATAAAGCCTTAGTTCCATCTTCAGCACTAAAAACCAGCAAAAAACCCACAATGATCCAGTCTTTCCTCCACATGTATTTGGGACCTGCAGTCAGAAGTGACGGTCAATGtctcgtgtgggtgctgggacctgaacacAGATTCTTTGTAAGAGAGACTCAAGGAAGGGTGGTCTCTCCACAAAAGTATACAATGTGTTATCACACAAAATGGAACAGGAAGGGAGGTATctcattatttatgtatttaaataaagATGTGCAACATGAAAGTTTTACTAATCTACAGTTTATTTTTACACAGTAATTGAACAGAGAACCCCTGGTCAGAACAACTtagtattttaattacaaaatataCCAGGGGCTGAAGATGGTTCAGGGATTAAGAGCAGCGAACCTGGGTTTAATTCACAGGACTCACAGTTCATTATTCTTACTCCAGTTCAGGGGGTCCAGTACCCTTTTTGAGCCTCcatgtacacagatacacatttaGGCCAacacaaaaatatcaaataacCATATGTGTTCTAATTTTCCTGTAAATACAATCTTATACTGAGACTTTTTGGTCTTCAAAGACTAACTACAGTCCAAGGGATACAGCTTGAAGACAGAATACTGGCGTTATGCCAAGTTCGTGAGACCCCAAAAAAGACCACCAAGAAGCCGACTAACTGATGCAAATGCATAAAATTTAATGTTAAGTTATA
This DNA window, taken from Cricetulus griseus strain 17A/GY chromosome 2, alternate assembly CriGri-PICRH-1.0, whole genome shotgun sequence, encodes the following:
- the Kansl2 gene encoding KAT8 regulatory NSL complex subunit 2 isoform X3, producing MREKLIRLQSLYIDQFKRLQHLLKEKKRRYLHNRKVEHEALGSSLLTGPEGLLAKERENLKRLKCLRRYRQRYGVEALLHRQLKERRMLATDGAAQQAHTTRSSQRCLAFVDDVRCSNQSLPMTRHCLTHICQDTNQVLFKCCQGSEEVPCNKPVPVSLSEDPCCPLHFQLPPQMYKPEQVLSVPDDLEAGPMDLYLSAAELQPTESLPLEFSDDLDVVGDGMPCPPSPLLFDPSLTLEDHSDKEIAGGLGQMQVTGDGCRSQVPRNLEKACASFPQRGLTTANGKPEPTSIS